The proteins below are encoded in one region of Paramisgurnus dabryanus chromosome 2, PD_genome_1.1, whole genome shotgun sequence:
- the trip6 gene encoding thyroid receptor-interacting protein 6 isoform X1 has protein sequence MSGPTWLSPRTLGSSDRATAPMSHTGPAIYRPPKKGLPDQMPMYSMYDQNGGTGGNGMPVRYMATGPSGNMQHQHQDDRSGSTAYHPGDRYYTPGQGPKEDHHTWSPHLANHELHNRGSEKHISAIDAEIDSLTSMLADLDSHPQNPSTQLYDNVPYSNHLSIDRYNPPNQVGTPPPSRPAMGYPPQLQGQYHPSPPYTTTPPQEYAYPPPSSAVNRPYPQPVPASYTTASTPTGPRFTVQVKTAQPVTYSQSGRQAEQAYTPPPPRQHASRPPPQDRPHYPDSQGQGWYPPPPPPAQEPHGDPSLYKGGSGNMPGGRPGQGPPVKKGQEQVLAYQSNKQGSAQRPEEELDRLTKKLVYDMNHPPTEEYFGRCARCGDNVLGDGSGCIAMEQVFHVECFTCITCHARLRGQPFYALDKKSYCESCYISTLERCSKCSEPILDRILRAMGKAYHPRCFTCVVCGCCLDGVPFTVDATSQIHCIDDFHRKFAPRCSVCGHPIMPEPGQEETVRIVALDRSFHVNCYVCEECGLLLSSEGEGRGCYPLDGHILCKSCSAHRIQDLSAKISTDC, from the exons ATGTCTGGACCCACCTGGCTTTCCCCAAGAACTCTGGGTAGCTCAGATAGAGCCACAGCACCAATGTCACACACTGGCCCTGCCATTTACAGACCACCCAAAAAAGGTCTGCCCGACCAGATGCCCATGTATAGCATGTATGACCAAAATGGTGGAACAGGAGGAAATGGTATGCCTGTAAGATACATGGCTACTGGACCCTCAG GAAATATGCAGCACCAGCATCAAGATGATCGCTCAGGGTCTACAGCTTATCACCCAGGGGACCGATACTACACTCCAGGCCAGGGGCCCAAAGAGGACCACCACACGTGGAGCCCCCATCTGGCCAACCATGAGCTTCAT AATCGGGGATCAGAGAAGCACATCTCTGCTATTGATGCCGAAATAGACTCTCTTACATCCATGTTGGCTGATCTGGACAGTCACCCTCAGAACCCAAGCACACAG tTGTATGACAATGTGCCTTACAGCAACCACCTTTCTATTGACCGCTATAATCCACCCAACCAGGTGGGAACCCCACCGCCAAGCAGGCCAGCTATGGGCTACCCTCCTCAACTCCAGGGCCAGTACCACCCGTCTCCACCTTACACCACTACACCTCCTCAAGAATATGCTTACCCCCCTCCCTCCTCTGCTGTCAACAGACCTTACCCACAACCAGTGCCTGCCTCTTACACAACCGCATCCACCCCCACCGGTCCACGCTTTACTGTTCAGGTAAAAACTGCCCAGCCAGTGACCTATTCTCAGAGCGGGCGACAGGCAGAGCAGGCTTACACCCCACCGCCGCCCCGTCAGCATGCCTCCCGCCCCCCTCCGCAAGACCGTCCGCATTATCCTGATTCACAGGGGCAGGGCTGGTACCCACCTCCACCACCCCCTGCCCAGGAACCTCATGGAGATCCGTCACTCTATAAAGGGGGATCAGGAAATATGCCAGGTGGGAGACCTGGCCAGGGACCACCTGTAAAGAAAGGCCAAGAACAAGTCTTAGCATATCAGTCTAACAAG CAGGGGTCAGCACAACGGCCAGAAGAGGAGTTGGATCGGCTCACTAAGAAGTTGGTCTATGACATGAATCACCCCCCTACAGAAGAATATTTTG GCAGGTGTGCTAGATGTGGAGATAATGTTTTGGGGGACGGCAGCGGGTGTATTGCGATGGAGCAGGTGTTTCACGTGGAGTGTTTCACCTGTATCACCTGTCACGCCCGTCTGAGAGGCCAGCCCTTCTATGCATTAGACAAGAAGAGCTACTGCGAGAGCTGCTATATA AGCACACTTGAGCGCTGTTCAAAATGTTCTGAGCCAATCCTAGACCGGATCCTAAGAGCAATGGGAAAGGCTTACCACCCTCGCTGCTTCACATGCGTAGTATGTGGATGTTGCCTGGATGGAGTGCCTTTTACCGTGGATGCCACCTCTCAGATCCACTGTATTGATGACTTCCACAG GAAGTTTGCCCCCCGCTGTTCTGTATGTGGGCATCCTATAATGCCGGAGCCTGGACAGGAGGAGACCGTGAGGATTGTCGCACTGGATCGCAGTTTTCATGTGAACTGCTATGTGTGTGAG GAATGTGGACTTCTTCTTTCCTCTGAGGGTGAGGGAAGAGGCTGCTATCCCTTGGACGGTCACATTTTGTGCAAGAGCTGCAGTGCCCATCGCATCCAAGACCTCTCTGCTAAAATCTCCACTGACTGCTAA
- the trip6 gene encoding thyroid receptor-interacting protein 6 isoform X2: protein MSGPTWLSPRTLGSSDRATAPMSHTGPAIYRPPKKGLPDQMPMYSMYDQNGGTGGNGMPVRYMATGPSGNMQHQHQDDRSGSTAYHPGDRYYTPGQGPKEDHHTWSPHLANHELHNRGSEKHISAIDAEIDSLTSMLADLDSHPQNPSTQLYDNVPYSNHLSIDRYNPPNQVGTPPPSRPAMGYPPQLQGQYHPSPPYTTTPPQEYAYPPPSSAVNRPYPQPVPASYTTASTPTGPRFTVQVKTAQPVTYSQSGRQAEQAYTPPPPRQHASRPPPQDRPHYPDSQGQGWYPPPPPPAQEPHGDPSLYKGGSGNMPGGRPGQGPPVKKGQEQVLAYQSNKGSAQRPEEELDRLTKKLVYDMNHPPTEEYFGRCARCGDNVLGDGSGCIAMEQVFHVECFTCITCHARLRGQPFYALDKKSYCESCYISTLERCSKCSEPILDRILRAMGKAYHPRCFTCVVCGCCLDGVPFTVDATSQIHCIDDFHRKFAPRCSVCGHPIMPEPGQEETVRIVALDRSFHVNCYVCEECGLLLSSEGEGRGCYPLDGHILCKSCSAHRIQDLSAKISTDC from the exons ATGTCTGGACCCACCTGGCTTTCCCCAAGAACTCTGGGTAGCTCAGATAGAGCCACAGCACCAATGTCACACACTGGCCCTGCCATTTACAGACCACCCAAAAAAGGTCTGCCCGACCAGATGCCCATGTATAGCATGTATGACCAAAATGGTGGAACAGGAGGAAATGGTATGCCTGTAAGATACATGGCTACTGGACCCTCAG GAAATATGCAGCACCAGCATCAAGATGATCGCTCAGGGTCTACAGCTTATCACCCAGGGGACCGATACTACACTCCAGGCCAGGGGCCCAAAGAGGACCACCACACGTGGAGCCCCCATCTGGCCAACCATGAGCTTCAT AATCGGGGATCAGAGAAGCACATCTCTGCTATTGATGCCGAAATAGACTCTCTTACATCCATGTTGGCTGATCTGGACAGTCACCCTCAGAACCCAAGCACACAG tTGTATGACAATGTGCCTTACAGCAACCACCTTTCTATTGACCGCTATAATCCACCCAACCAGGTGGGAACCCCACCGCCAAGCAGGCCAGCTATGGGCTACCCTCCTCAACTCCAGGGCCAGTACCACCCGTCTCCACCTTACACCACTACACCTCCTCAAGAATATGCTTACCCCCCTCCCTCCTCTGCTGTCAACAGACCTTACCCACAACCAGTGCCTGCCTCTTACACAACCGCATCCACCCCCACCGGTCCACGCTTTACTGTTCAGGTAAAAACTGCCCAGCCAGTGACCTATTCTCAGAGCGGGCGACAGGCAGAGCAGGCTTACACCCCACCGCCGCCCCGTCAGCATGCCTCCCGCCCCCCTCCGCAAGACCGTCCGCATTATCCTGATTCACAGGGGCAGGGCTGGTACCCACCTCCACCACCCCCTGCCCAGGAACCTCATGGAGATCCGTCACTCTATAAAGGGGGATCAGGAAATATGCCAGGTGGGAGACCTGGCCAGGGACCACCTGTAAAGAAAGGCCAAGAACAAGTCTTAGCATATCAGTCTAACAAG GGGTCAGCACAACGGCCAGAAGAGGAGTTGGATCGGCTCACTAAGAAGTTGGTCTATGACATGAATCACCCCCCTACAGAAGAATATTTTG GCAGGTGTGCTAGATGTGGAGATAATGTTTTGGGGGACGGCAGCGGGTGTATTGCGATGGAGCAGGTGTTTCACGTGGAGTGTTTCACCTGTATCACCTGTCACGCCCGTCTGAGAGGCCAGCCCTTCTATGCATTAGACAAGAAGAGCTACTGCGAGAGCTGCTATATA AGCACACTTGAGCGCTGTTCAAAATGTTCTGAGCCAATCCTAGACCGGATCCTAAGAGCAATGGGAAAGGCTTACCACCCTCGCTGCTTCACATGCGTAGTATGTGGATGTTGCCTGGATGGAGTGCCTTTTACCGTGGATGCCACCTCTCAGATCCACTGTATTGATGACTTCCACAG GAAGTTTGCCCCCCGCTGTTCTGTATGTGGGCATCCTATAATGCCGGAGCCTGGACAGGAGGAGACCGTGAGGATTGTCGCACTGGATCGCAGTTTTCATGTGAACTGCTATGTGTGTGAG GAATGTGGACTTCTTCTTTCCTCTGAGGGTGAGGGAAGAGGCTGCTATCCCTTGGACGGTCACATTTTGTGCAAGAGCTGCAGTGCCCATCGCATCCAAGACCTCTCTGCTAAAATCTCCACTGACTGCTAA
- the sst5 gene encoding somatostatin-1: MFSQFQVVMVTLSVSLLVCSSAPRGDILLQLLRSGDPTEDELQDLSRLLLLKHFSESVAPDERDVIAGNDDLDVHDEVIRELPLSQRERKAGCRNFYWKTFTSC, from the exons ATGTTCTCCCAGTTCCAGGTGGTTATGGTGACTCTGTCAGTCTCTCTACTGGTGTGCAGTTCTGCACCAAGAGGGGATATACTGCTTCAGCTTCTCCGATCAGGAGACCCCACTGAAGATGAG CTCCAGGATCTTTCTCGTTTACTCTTACTGAAGCATTTTTCTGAGTCAGTGGCTCCGGATGAGAGAGATGTCATTGCAGGCAATGATGACCTTGATGTTCATGATGAAGTGATTCGTGAGCTTCCTCTTTCTCAGCGAGAACGTAAAGCAGGCTGTCGGAATTTCTACTGGAAGACCTTCACTTCTTGTTAG